From a region of the Candidatus Eisenbacteria bacterium genome:
- a CDS encoding right-handed parallel beta-helix repeat-containing protein yields the protein MGGRVFVGILLLLASIVARKAAAATTCGFDVVARTMLLQADCTTDATIGVPDGFTLDGRGHTITALDPPVDHYRGAILQNAAGATRVNVRNVVLTASGIADVCDTGDDKLRGIALLDCGGMVSNVRIVGLKQTSPTACSEGSGIIVNTAPFDGTHPATKVVKISNVRVSDFQFVGLQAQGDVSVRIEANTVEGTNEPGIPAAGQFGMLLGRGAITTVRGNVVRQDASTTNLNTLGIFAFEVNDNVIDQNRIEGAPAGVFVESYCQNTPSANRNRISANTIRVTNEGIILVARDAIGISTCDAHVDQNLVAQNTIKAIPGGGTAPDGVFVGAQDFGGPFVPTADANTIKRNTITGFGVGIFQNGDTNTVIQGNVVQP from the coding sequence ATGGGCGGTCGCGTATTCGTCGGGATCCTGTTGCTGCTCGCTTCGATCGTCGCCCGCAAGGCGGCGGCCGCTACGACCTGCGGCTTCGACGTCGTCGCCCGGACGATGCTCCTGCAGGCCGATTGCACGACCGACGCCACGATCGGCGTTCCGGACGGATTCACCCTCGACGGCCGCGGTCATACGATCACGGCCCTCGATCCGCCGGTCGATCACTATCGCGGCGCGATCCTGCAGAACGCCGCCGGGGCGACCCGTGTGAACGTCCGCAACGTCGTCCTCACCGCTTCGGGGATCGCGGACGTCTGCGACACCGGCGACGACAAGCTGCGGGGCATCGCACTGCTCGATTGCGGCGGGATGGTCTCCAACGTGCGCATCGTCGGTCTGAAGCAGACGTCCCCGACGGCGTGCAGCGAGGGGAGCGGCATCATCGTCAACACGGCGCCGTTCGACGGCACGCATCCGGCGACGAAGGTCGTGAAGATCTCGAACGTGCGCGTGAGCGACTTCCAGTTTGTCGGCCTGCAGGCGCAGGGCGACGTCTCGGTGCGTATCGAGGCCAATACGGTGGAGGGAACGAACGAGCCCGGCATCCCAGCGGCGGGCCAGTTCGGCATGCTCCTCGGTCGCGGTGCGATCACTACGGTGCGCGGCAACGTCGTCCGGCAGGACGCGAGCACCACGAACCTGAACACCCTCGGGATCTTCGCCTTCGAGGTGAACGACAACGTCATCGACCAGAACCGCATCGAGGGAGCGCCCGCGGGCGTGTTCGTGGAGTCGTATTGTCAGAACACGCCCTCGGCGAACCGCAACCGCATCTCCGCGAACACGATCCGGGTGACGAACGAGGGCATCATCCTGGTCGCGCGCGACGCCATCGGCATCAGCACGTGCGACGCGCACGTCGATCAGAATCTCGTAGCCCAGAATACGATCAAGGCCATCCCCGGCGGCGGCACGGCTCCCGACGGCGTCTTCGTCGGTGCGCAAGACTTCGGCGGGCCGTTCGTGCCCACGGCGGACGCGAACACGATCAAGCGGAACACGATCACGGGGTTCGGCGTCGGGATCTTCCAGAACGGCGACACCAACACCGTCATCCAGGGCAACGTGGTCCAGCCCTAA
- a CDS encoding exo-alpha-sialidase codes for MTVDDFVRLSWSATREDPVIRPPFASPIIADPTFLLPQDTPDGRWHLLAHSIWGLHAFTSSDGIRWSRPRLVVRHAMRPFLLRDGRAYHLFYERYPPFRLPFLWVPGVGWRSRIEQRSSDDLVRWSRPTVVLRPTLPWHRATGLGEAVGNPCVLRDGDGWALYYSASLVRVPDCGFDEPLHIGVARAGSLAGPWLPHPTPLLSPRGDDPRCNLGAGAMKVLRFADGFVGLQNTIASGASGASSSAISILTSADGLGWRYAHETPIVAPTHGWRARFVYACDVRRDEAAGRWYLYFNARDRAPMTQGREAIGFVVSNA; via the coding sequence GTGACGGTCGACGACTTCGTACGGCTCTCGTGGTCCGCGACGCGCGAGGATCCCGTGATTCGTCCGCCGTTCGCGTCGCCGATCATCGCCGACCCGACGTTCCTGCTGCCGCAGGACACCCCGGACGGACGCTGGCACCTGCTCGCGCATTCCATCTGGGGTCTGCATGCCTTCACGTCGAGCGACGGCATCCGGTGGTCGCGCCCGCGCCTCGTCGTTCGCCACGCGATGCGGCCCTTCCTGCTGCGCGACGGGCGCGCGTATCATCTCTTCTACGAACGCTACCCGCCGTTCCGTCTGCCATTCCTCTGGGTCCCCGGGGTCGGTTGGCGCTCCAGGATCGAACAGCGCAGCTCGGACGACCTCGTGCGCTGGAGCCGTCCGACCGTCGTGCTGCGTCCCACGCTCCCCTGGCATCGAGCGACCGGTCTCGGCGAGGCGGTCGGCAATCCGTGTGTCCTGCGCGACGGTGACGGCTGGGCGCTCTACTACAGCGCGTCCCTGGTGCGCGTTCCCGACTGCGGATTCGACGAGCCGCTCCACATCGGCGTCGCACGCGCCGGCAGCCTCGCCGGCCCATGGTTGCCGCATCCCACGCCGCTGCTCTCGCCACGTGGCGACGATCCGCGCTGCAACCTCGGCGCCGGGGCCATGAAGGTGCTCCGGTTCGCCGACGGGTTCGTCGGCCTCCAGAACACGATCGCGTCGGGCGCGTCCGGCGCGAGCAGCTCGGCAATCTCGATCCTGACGTCGGCCGATGGCCTCGGCTGGCGCTACGCGCACGAAACCCCCATCGTCGCGCCGACGCACGGCTGGCGCGCGCGCTTCGTCTACGCGTGCGACGTCCGGCGCGATGAAGCCGCCGGCCGCTGGTACCTCTACTTCAACGCCCGCGATCGCGCCCCGATGACCCAGGGGCGCGAGGCGATCGGGTTCGTCGTCTCGAACGCGTGA
- a CDS encoding MopE-related protein, with product MARFVLGPALIALVIGLPSRGGAATLTDTTVADFTTPPASGCYVAETTNGEVLLPPAAGTEFSGTGLDAGWASFPWCNCSFRGSGCPAAPTVTGGSLTLDSTAVATTPGPGFGPGRSLEFVATFRAEPFQHIGFGAPGDPDFPNCGSGLYSSPPWAMFSTKNDGAQVRARIANGSGTADIDVGFACAGGTCLGAPHRYRIDWAVGGDTTFFIDGIPVHHETALTLAAAMRPAASDLNNGLDLTVDWMRLTENDASCTFESQVLDGGASGDDWTTLIGTTDLPTTCNAGSRAGFVCSTDDTFSGNGDCTGSGAPYLCCTGLGTGTCGPTGCPGATCPNCCVTGTDVSFETRTGNSPAAVAAATYAAVSGGLIASPNGRYLQYRASLSTTSPHVTPEVQQVDVGYNPCTPTGPEVCDGIDNDCNGQVDDGNPGGGVSCNTGVPGVCAAGITQCQSPTLVCVQQNFPTAETCNGLDDDCDGSTDEGDPGSGAACSTGQPGICSAGVEHCVSGSLTCVANNSPTAETCNGLDDDCDGATDDGNPGGGGGCSTGLPGICAPGILMCQSGSVQCVEINPPGVETCNFLDDDCDGQVDEPYVDLGSACTVGVGACASNGVKVCRADHTGTVCNATPGSPSAEVCDGIDNDCDGQTDEGDPGSGGACTTGQPGICSAGTLHCQSGALACVANNSPTVESCNGLDDNCNGQTDEAFADLGTACSVGVGACAHTGVKVCRADHTGTTCNAVAGSPSTEICDGIDNDCDGQTDEGDPGSGGPCTTGQAGICAPGIFHCQGGSLTCVANNSPTVESCNGLDDNCNGPVDEPFTDLGSPCTVGVGACARTGNKVCRPDGTGTQCDTVPGSPSAEVCDGVDNDCDGQIDEGNPGSGGACTTGQQGVCSPGTFQCQGGGLVCVRNSQPTTEVCNGVDDDCDGVTDDGDPGGGAACSTGLPGGCDPGTRHCIGGQIVCQPNMSSMPELCNNVDDDCDGQVDEGNPGGGGACSTGLLGACAAGTQQCQNGGYVCVPNAAPTAELCLGGVDEDCDGQIDEIGDCVLCPAGATVSSSVMTKVTKVRLSASADRDKVQTTGTMILPVPFSIAPDVQDVTVRITDGVGYYYQTTIPAGHFLRSGSGRRFSFSDPTMQFGGIRKAKFTLRGDGVTVKYSFKSQGLNEPPFNAGTGAATIQIGQICFGDPTDACLVYSTGSASCR from the coding sequence GTGGCGCGGTTCGTCCTCGGCCCCGCTCTGATCGCACTCGTGATCGGCCTCCCGTCTCGGGGCGGCGCGGCGACGCTCACCGACACCACGGTGGCCGACTTCACGACCCCACCCGCCTCGGGCTGCTACGTCGCCGAGACCACGAACGGCGAGGTGTTGCTGCCGCCCGCGGCGGGGACCGAGTTCTCGGGGACCGGTCTGGATGCGGGCTGGGCCAGCTTCCCGTGGTGCAACTGCTCCTTCCGCGGCAGCGGATGTCCGGCCGCGCCGACGGTGACTGGCGGTAGCCTCACACTCGACAGCACCGCCGTGGCGACGACTCCCGGGCCCGGCTTCGGACCGGGGCGCTCGCTCGAATTCGTCGCAACCTTCCGCGCGGAGCCCTTCCAGCACATAGGCTTCGGGGCGCCCGGCGATCCGGACTTCCCGAACTGTGGCTCCGGACTGTACAGCTCGCCGCCCTGGGCGATGTTCAGCACCAAGAACGACGGGGCGCAGGTTCGGGCCCGCATCGCCAACGGCAGCGGGACCGCCGACATCGACGTCGGCTTCGCGTGCGCGGGCGGGACCTGCCTAGGCGCTCCCCACCGCTACCGCATCGACTGGGCCGTGGGCGGCGACACGACGTTCTTCATCGACGGGATCCCAGTCCATCACGAGACTGCACTGACCCTGGCGGCGGCCATGCGGCCCGCCGCGAGCGATCTGAACAACGGCCTCGACCTGACGGTCGACTGGATGCGGCTCACGGAGAACGACGCGTCGTGTACCTTCGAGTCGCAGGTCCTGGATGGTGGTGCGAGCGGTGACGACTGGACGACACTGATCGGCACGACGGACCTTCCGACCACCTGCAATGCCGGCTCGCGGGCAGGATTCGTATGCTCGACCGACGACACGTTCAGCGGGAACGGGGACTGCACGGGCAGCGGCGCGCCGTATCTCTGTTGCACCGGCCTCGGGACTGGCACCTGCGGTCCGACCGGATGCCCGGGAGCCACGTGCCCGAACTGCTGTGTCACGGGAACGGACGTGAGCTTCGAGACGCGGACCGGGAACAGTCCGGCCGCGGTCGCGGCAGCGACGTACGCAGCGGTGTCGGGCGGGCTGATCGCGAGCCCGAACGGGCGCTACTTGCAGTACCGGGCATCGCTCAGCACCACCAGTCCACACGTGACGCCCGAGGTGCAGCAGGTCGACGTCGGCTACAACCCCTGCACGCCCACCGGGCCCGAGGTCTGTGACGGGATCGACAACGACTGCAACGGCCAGGTCGACGACGGCAATCCGGGTGGCGGCGTCTCGTGCAACACCGGCGTGCCCGGCGTGTGTGCGGCCGGCATCACGCAGTGCCAGAGTCCGACGCTCGTGTGCGTGCAGCAGAACTTCCCCACTGCCGAGACCTGCAACGGCCTCGACGACGACTGCGACGGCTCGACCGACGAAGGTGATCCGGGCTCGGGCGCGGCGTGCAGCACCGGGCAACCGGGCATCTGCTCGGCGGGCGTGGAGCACTGCGTGAGCGGCAGCCTCACGTGCGTGGCGAACAACTCCCCCACGGCCGAGACCTGCAACGGCCTCGACGACGACTGTGACGGCGCGACGGACGACGGAAATCCCGGCGGTGGCGGCGGCTGCAGCACCGGGCTGCCGGGCATCTGCGCGCCGGGCATCCTCATGTGTCAGAGCGGCAGCGTCCAATGCGTGGAGATCAATCCGCCCGGCGTCGAGACCTGCAACTTCCTCGACGACGACTGCGACGGCCAGGTCGACGAGCCCTACGTGGACCTCGGGAGTGCGTGCACGGTCGGCGTGGGCGCCTGCGCCAGCAACGGCGTGAAGGTATGCCGCGCCGATCACACGGGCACCGTGTGCAACGCCACACCGGGGAGCCCATCGGCGGAGGTCTGTGACGGCATCGACAACGACTGCGACGGCCAGACCGACGAGGGCGATCCCGGCTCGGGCGGCGCCTGCACGACCGGGCAACCGGGCATCTGCTCGGCCGGCACGCTCCACTGTCAGAGCGGCGCACTCGCCTGCGTCGCCAACAACTCGCCCACCGTCGAGAGCTGCAACGGCCTCGACGACAACTGCAACGGCCAGACCGACGAGGCGTTCGCCGATCTCGGGACCGCATGCTCGGTCGGCGTCGGCGCCTGCGCGCACACGGGCGTGAAGGTCTGTCGCGCCGACCACACCGGCACGACGTGCAACGCCGTCGCCGGCAGCCCGTCGACGGAGATCTGTGACGGGATCGACAACGACTGCGACGGCCAGACCGACGAAGGCGATCCCGGCTCGGGCGGCCCGTGCACGACCGGGCAGGCGGGGATCTGCGCGCCGGGCATCTTCCACTGCCAGGGCGGCAGTCTCACCTGCGTGGCGAACAACTCGCCGACGGTCGAGAGCTGCAACGGCCTCGACGACAACTGCAATGGTCCGGTGGACGAGCCGTTCACCGATCTCGGCAGCCCGTGCACGGTCGGCGTCGGCGCCTGTGCTCGCACGGGGAACAAGGTGTGCCGCCCAGACGGGACGGGAACCCAGTGCGACACCGTTCCGGGCAGCCCGTCGGCCGAGGTCTGCGACGGGGTCGACAATGACTGCGACGGGCAGATCGACGAGGGCAATCCGGGCTCGGGCGGCGCATGTACCACCGGACAGCAGGGCGTCTGCAGCCCGGGCACGTTCCAGTGCCAGGGCGGTGGCCTCGTGTGCGTGCGCAACAGCCAGCCGACCACGGAAGTCTGCAACGGCGTGGACGACGATTGCGACGGCGTCACCGACGACGGCGATCCGGGCGGTGGTGCGGCCTGCAGCACGGGGCTCCCCGGCGGATGCGATCCGGGCACGCGGCATTGCATCGGCGGCCAGATCGTCTGCCAGCCGAACATGTCCTCCATGCCGGAGCTCTGCAACAACGTCGACGACGACTGCGACGGCCAGGTCGACGAGGGCAATCCCGGCGGCGGCGGTGCGTGCAGCACGGGTCTGCTGGGCGCCTGCGCGGCGGGAACCCAGCAGTGCCAGAACGGCGGCTACGTCTGCGTCCCGAACGCGGCGCCCACGGCCGAGCTCTGCCTCGGGGGCGTCGACGAGGACTGCGACGGGCAGATCGACGAGATCGGCGACTGCGTGCTCTGCCCGGCGGGGGCCACCGTCTCGAGCTCGGTCATGACCAAGGTCACCAAGGTGCGCCTCAGCGCGAGCGCGGACCGCGACAAGGTGCAGACGACCGGCACCATGATTCTTCCGGTGCCGTTCTCGATCGCGCCGGACGTCCAGGACGTCACGGTGCGCATCACCGACGGTGTCGGCTACTACTATCAGACCACCATTCCCGCAGGGCACTTCCTGCGCTCCGGCAGCGGCCGGCGCTTCAGCTTCTCCGATCCGACCATGCAGTTCGGCGGCATCCGCAAGGCGAAGTTCACGCTGCGGGGCGACGGCGTGACGGTCAAATACTCGTTCAAGTCGCAGGGGCTGAACGAGCCGCCGTTCAACGCGGGCACGGGAGCGGCGACGATCCAGATCGGCCAGATCTGCTTCGGCGACCCGACCGACGCGTGTCTCGTCTACTCGACCGGCTCGGCGAGCTGCCGCTAG